One Deinococcus aquaedulcis genomic window carries:
- a CDS encoding FecCD family ABC transporter permease, whose protein sequence is MLNPAAGRAAAPRRAQPLWLGLGAGALVLALLVSLAFGASDLSVAQVLRLLLAPDDSTESLVVHTLRLPRTVVAALAGAGLGVSGLMLQAVTRNPLADPGILGVEAGGALAILVMVVFFPGAPAWLFVPAAFLGGALTASVAYSVARSIGVTPLRLALAGVAVASLVGAAARVIQLLWEQRAQGALFALSGSVAGRTWEHAAQIAPWVALGLGLSLVLSPRLNLLALGDDVARGLGARLERDSAVVTALGVLLAAASVSVVGPVGFVGLIVPHAARALMGPDHRLSLPLAALLGAAFLVTADTAARLVDKPAETPVGLLVAAAGAPFFVLLARRVGRKA, encoded by the coding sequence GTGCTGAACCCTGCGGCAGGCCGCGCTGCCGCGCCGCGCCGCGCCCAGCCCCTGTGGCTGGGCCTGGGGGCCGGCGCGCTGGTTCTGGCGCTGCTGGTTTCGCTGGCCTTTGGGGCCAGTGACCTGAGTGTGGCCCAGGTGCTGCGCCTGCTCCTGGCCCCCGACGACTCCACCGAGAGTCTGGTGGTGCATACCCTGCGCCTGCCGCGCACCGTGGTGGCAGCGCTGGCGGGGGCGGGCCTGGGCGTCTCGGGCCTGATGTTGCAGGCGGTCACCCGCAACCCCCTGGCCGACCCCGGCATTCTGGGCGTGGAGGCCGGCGGCGCCCTGGCGATTCTGGTGATGGTGGTGTTCTTTCCGGGTGCGCCTGCGTGGCTGTTCGTACCGGCCGCTTTTCTGGGCGGCGCTCTGACGGCCAGCGTGGCCTATAGCGTGGCGCGCAGCATTGGCGTCACGCCGCTGCGGCTGGCGCTGGCGGGGGTGGCCGTGGCGAGTCTGGTGGGGGCGGCGGCCCGGGTGATTCAGCTGCTGTGGGAGCAGCGGGCGCAGGGGGCACTGTTTGCGCTGTCCGGCAGCGTGGCAGGCCGCACCTGGGAACACGCCGCCCAGATCGCGCCGTGGGTGGCCCTGGGACTGGGGCTGAGCCTTGTGCTGAGCCCCAGGCTGAACCTGCTGGCCCTGGGCGACGATGTGGCGCGGGGCCTGGGCGCCCGCCTGGAGCGCGACTCGGCGGTGGTGACGGCGCTGGGCGTGCTGCTGGCCGCTGCCTCAGTGAGCGTGGTGGGCCCGGTGGGCTTCGTGGGGCTGATTGTGCCGCACGCGGCGCGCGCCCTGATGGGCCCCGACCACCGCCTCAGCCTGCCGCTGGCGGCCCTGCTGGGCGCGGCGTTTCTGGTCACCGCCGACACCGCCGCCCGGCTGGTGGACAAGCCCGCCGAAACCCCGGTGGGCCTGCTGGTGGCCGCTGCGGGCGCCCCCTTTTTCGTCCTGCTGGCCCGCCGCGTGGGCCGCAAAGCCTAG
- a CDS encoding ABC transporter substrate-binding protein, with the protein MNKRLLTLYPLTLLALAATAAAVTVRHEGGTLTLGAPAKRVVALEYSFLDTLVALGVKPVGGALGTQGGDRGAPPYLAPRMAGITATGSRAQPSLETMAALRPDLILADAFVHKATLAPFGRLAPTAAFQSRRGSIDDLNAQTLLIGQLVGREAAAKRLLADQASLMQKARAFAKKGAPAFVAAVATPQGLTVHTNQSFVGSFLEDLGRKNLLPIKGDQTQYEISLEGLVALQPQTLVLFTAPDETPITDTWKKNPLWQKLPAVARGRVYVFNRDNWTRGRGPLALKLMVAEAIESRLLQDAAPTGRFRFP; encoded by the coding sequence ATGAACAAACGTCTGCTGACCCTCTATCCCTTGACCCTGCTGGCCCTGGCGGCCACTGCCGCCGCCGTGACCGTTCGCCATGAGGGCGGCACCCTCACCCTGGGTGCGCCAGCGAAGCGCGTGGTGGCGCTGGAATACTCGTTTCTGGATACCCTGGTGGCCCTGGGCGTGAAGCCGGTGGGCGGCGCGCTGGGCACCCAGGGCGGTGACCGGGGCGCGCCTCCATACCTGGCCCCGCGCATGGCCGGCATCACGGCCACCGGCAGCCGGGCGCAGCCCAGCCTGGAAACCATGGCCGCCCTGCGCCCCGACCTGATCCTGGCCGACGCCTTCGTGCACAAGGCCACCCTGGCACCATTTGGCCGCCTTGCCCCCACCGCCGCCTTTCAGAGCCGCCGGGGCAGCATCGATGACCTGAACGCCCAGACCCTCCTGATCGGGCAACTGGTGGGCCGTGAAGCGGCGGCGAAGCGCCTGCTGGCGGATCAGGCCAGCCTGATGCAGAAGGCCCGCGCCTTTGCCAAGAAGGGAGCGCCTGCCTTCGTGGCGGCGGTGGCCACGCCGCAGGGCCTGACCGTGCACACCAACCAGAGTTTCGTGGGCAGCTTCCTGGAAGACCTGGGCCGCAAGAACCTGCTGCCGATCAAGGGGGACCAGACCCAGTACGAGATCTCGCTGGAGGGGCTGGTGGCGCTGCAGCCACAGACGCTGGTGCTGTTCACCGCCCCCGACGAAACCCCAATCACCGACACCTGGAAGAAAAACCCGCTGTGGCAGAAGCTGCCGGCTGTAGCGCGCGGGCGGGTGTACGTGTTTAACCGCGACAACTGGACGCGCGGCCGGGGCCCGCTGGCCCTGAAGCTGATGGTGGCCGAGGCCATTGAAAGCCGCCTGCTGCAAGACGCCGCGCCCACTGGCCGTTTCCGCTTCCCGTGA
- a CDS encoding FecCD family ABC transporter permease, producing the protein MPLGPERRFSAARALWLGAGLLALTLALAVLALGLGAVRTPAGDVLRVLLGGGDDLTRQLVLELRAPRIAVALLAGAMFAASGAMLQGVIRNPLASPDLIGVGAGAGLAATVFLLAWPGAPAGGLPWAALAGAWGGFALVLALARDWAGAPSGSLHPVRLALVGVAVAAALGAAQQLVLVRAPDGLGSALSFLTGTLYGADTLRAARLLPWALALLPAALLLARPLDLLNLGEDLATSLGTRVNAARLLCLSVAVALAGAAVTGAGILGFVGLLAPHLARLLVGARHARLLPVSMLIGAALVLAADTLGRALLPPIEVPAGIFTTLVGAPYFLYLLRKAG; encoded by the coding sequence CTGCCGCTTGGCCCAGAGCGCCGCTTCAGCGCCGCCCGCGCCCTGTGGCTGGGGGCCGGCCTGCTGGCCCTGACCCTGGCGCTGGCCGTGCTGGCGCTGGGGCTGGGTGCAGTCCGTACTCCGGCAGGCGACGTGCTGCGCGTGCTGCTGGGCGGCGGCGACGACCTGACCCGGCAGCTGGTGCTGGAACTGCGCGCCCCGCGCATTGCGGTGGCGCTGCTGGCGGGCGCCATGTTCGCGGCGTCTGGCGCCATGTTGCAGGGCGTGATTCGCAACCCCCTGGCCTCGCCGGACCTGATCGGGGTGGGGGCCGGGGCGGGGCTGGCGGCGACGGTGTTTTTGCTGGCGTGGCCCGGCGCCCCGGCGGGCGGGCTGCCCTGGGCGGCGCTGGCGGGCGCCTGGGGCGGCTTTGCGCTGGTGCTGGCGCTGGCCCGCGACTGGGCTGGGGCGCCGTCCGGTAGCCTGCATCCGGTGCGGCTGGCGCTGGTGGGGGTGGCGGTGGCCGCCGCCCTGGGCGCGGCGCAGCAACTGGTGCTGGTGCGCGCCCCGGACGGTCTGGGCTCGGCCCTGAGTTTCTTGACCGGGACCCTCTACGGCGCCGACACCCTGCGCGCCGCCCGCCTGCTGCCCTGGGCGTTGGCGCTGCTGCCTGCCGCGCTGCTGCTGGCCCGGCCCCTGGACCTGCTGAACCTGGGCGAGGACCTTGCCACCTCGCTGGGCACGCGCGTGAATGCCGCGCGGCTGCTGTGCTTAAGCGTGGCGGTGGCGCTGGCCGGCGCGGCCGTGACCGGCGCGGGCATCCTGGGCTTCGTGGGTCTGCTGGCTCCCCACCTTGCCCGCCTGCTGGTGGGCGCGCGCCACGCCCGCCTGCTCCCGGTGTCGATGCTGATCGGCGCGGCCCTGGTCCTGGCCGCCGATACCCTGGGCCGCGCCCTGCTGCCCCCCATCGAGGTGCCCGCCGGTATTTTCACCACCCTGGTCGGCGCGCCGTATTTTCTGTATCTGCTGCGAAAGGCGGGGTAA
- a CDS encoding ABC transporter ATP-binding protein, which produces MTHPPLSTTNLRLGYGQSVIVPDLNLRLAGGKVTSIIGPNGCGKSTLLRALARLLPAGGGHIELYGQALHALPSREVARRLAILPQGPSAPEGLSVEELVWFGRHPHQGRFPVRRPEDREAVAWALDQTGMRIFGGRPLEALSGGQRQRAWIAMSLAQQTDILLLDEPTTYLDPSHQLEVLHLAQRLNAEQGKTVVMVLHDLNQAARYSHELIAMKGGEVYAQGPAEAVLTHDLLRDVFHLRGHIIPDPDTGKPHVIPYALTR; this is translated from the coding sequence ATGACCCATCCCCCCCTGTCCACCACCAACCTGCGCCTGGGCTACGGCCAGTCCGTCATCGTGCCGGACCTGAACCTGCGCCTGGCAGGCGGCAAGGTCACGTCCATCATTGGGCCCAACGGCTGCGGCAAAAGCACGCTGCTGCGCGCGCTGGCGCGGCTGCTGCCCGCTGGGGGCGGCCACATTGAGCTGTACGGGCAGGCGCTGCACGCCCTGCCCAGCCGCGAGGTCGCGCGGCGGCTGGCCATCCTGCCCCAGGGCCCCAGCGCCCCCGAAGGGCTCAGCGTGGAAGAACTCGTGTGGTTCGGCCGCCACCCGCACCAGGGCCGCTTTCCGGTGCGCCGCCCCGAAGACCGCGAGGCCGTGGCCTGGGCCCTGGACCAGACCGGCATGCGCATCTTCGGGGGCCGCCCCCTGGAAGCCCTGAGTGGCGGGCAGCGCCAGCGCGCCTGGATCGCCATGAGCCTCGCGCAGCAGACCGATATCCTGCTGCTGGACGAACCCACCACCTATCTGGACCCCTCGCACCAGCTGGAGGTGCTGCACCTCGCGCAGCGCCTGAACGCTGAGCAGGGCAAGACGGTGGTGATGGTGCTGCACGACCTCAATCAGGCGGCGCGTTACAGCCACGAACTGATCGCCATGAAGGGCGGCGAGGTTTACGCCCAGGGCCCGGCCGAAGCCGTGCTGACCCATGACCTGCTGCGCGACGTGTTTCACCTGCGCGGCCACATCATCCCGGACCCGGATACGGGCAAGCCGCACGTGATTCCGTACGCGCTGACGAGGTAA
- a CDS encoding ADP-ribosylglycohydrolase family protein encodes MTDPALPLRALLSLCAADALGAATEFKTPESIAAHYGPTLRTYQPGSVFGFAPGEATDDSQMVVATLLGFARGQGPAGVLAALRDWLGTAPPDVGGLTRRALALGRLDGGVRAWAESGFDAAGNGGLMRIAAPWLAGVRGEALAHEAAVLTALTHADPRCVHASVFFTAFLAALECGEPYAEAARAALAVMDRFDAHAALVDAGLLGVDTQAAWRALRERDREARAAVRARVRSGAEGIFTSQSGYVLDTLEAALAHGQRGDWLACIEPAARLGDDSDTVACVTGAIAGARGLPVPADLLPPLRLGHSWPGWNRAWRCTEQLPAVLAAARRALGHEL; translated from the coding sequence GTGACGGACCCCGCCCTGCCCCTGCGTGCCCTGCTGTCCCTGTGCGCCGCCGACGCGCTGGGCGCGGCCACCGAGTTCAAAACCCCAGAAAGCATTGCCGCGCACTATGGCCCCACGCTGCGCACCTACCAGCCGGGCAGCGTGTTTGGCTTTGCGCCCGGCGAGGCCACCGATGACAGCCAGATGGTGGTGGCCACCCTGCTGGGCTTTGCGCGGGGGCAGGGGCCGGCGGGCGTGCTGGCGGCGCTGCGCGACTGGCTGGGCACCGCGCCGCCGGATGTAGGTGGCCTGACCCGCCGCGCGCTGGCCCTGGGCCGCTTAGACGGTGGGGTGCGCGCCTGGGCCGAAAGCGGCTTTGACGCGGCGGGCAACGGCGGCCTGATGCGCATCGCCGCGCCGTGGCTGGCGGGCGTCCGGGGCGAGGCGCTGGCCCACGAGGCGGCGGTGCTCACGGCCCTCACGCACGCCGACCCGCGCTGCGTTCACGCCTCGGTGTTTTTCACGGCGTTTCTGGCGGCCCTGGAGTGCGGCGAGCCCTACGCCGAAGCCGCCCGCGCGGCGCTGGCTGTGATGGACCGCTTTGACGCCCACGCGGCGCTGGTGGACGCTGGCCTATTGGGCGTGGACACCCAGGCGGCGTGGCGGGCCCTGCGCGAGCGGGACCGTGAGGCCCGCGCGGCGGTGCGCGCCCGCGTGCGCTCGGGGGCAGAGGGCATCTTCACCTCGCAAAGTGGCTATGTGCTCGACACCCTGGAAGCCGCCCTGGCCCACGGACAGCGGGGCGACTGGCTGGCGTGCATTGAACCCGCCGCTCGCCTGGGCGACGACAGCGACACCGTGGCCTGCGTGACCGGCGCCATTGCCGGCGCCCGGGGCCTGCCCGTCCCCGCCGACCTGCTGCCCCCCCTGCGCCTGGGCCACAGCTGGCCGGGCTGGAACCGGGCGTGGCGGTGTACGGAGCAGTTGCCCGCCGTCCTGGCAGCGGCCAGAAGGGCGCTGGGCCATGAGCTATGA
- a CDS encoding DUF4388 domain-containing protein has protein sequence MVRGDLAVFPFLSVMQMFLTSGRAGRLIVEHIRGGQLWLERGEIVHAEAGRLRGEHALQCMASLDGGIFTFEVGQEPPNRTLALRRDMALRRLLDDSEGWAALSRTFPDWNQRLRFSAKWNDAQPVTRPQFRVLNLVGDSQNIRMLLERSPEAPRATLETLRPFLLAGLIELG, from the coding sequence ATGGTGCGAGGCGACCTGGCGGTCTTTCCCTTTCTGTCCGTGATGCAGATGTTCCTGACCAGCGGGCGGGCCGGGCGGCTCATCGTGGAGCACATTCGCGGCGGCCAGCTGTGGCTGGAGCGCGGCGAGATCGTGCACGCCGAGGCCGGGCGGCTGCGCGGCGAGCACGCCCTGCAGTGCATGGCCAGCCTGGACGGCGGCATCTTTACCTTCGAGGTGGGCCAGGAGCCCCCCAACCGCACCCTGGCCCTGCGCCGCGATATGGCCCTACGCCGCCTGCTGGACGATTCTGAAGGCTGGGCCGCGCTGTCGCGCACCTTCCCCGACTGGAACCAGCGTCTGCGCTTCAGTGCCAAGTGGAACGACGCCCAGCCGGTCACGCGCCCGCAGTTCCGGGTGCTGAATCTGGTGGGCGACAGCCAGAACATCCGCATGTTGCTGGAACGCTCGCCCGAGGCCCCGCGCGCCACCCTGGAAACCCTGCGCCCCTTCCTGTTGGCGGGCCTGATCGAACTGGGCTGA
- a CDS encoding alpha/beta hydrolase family protein, translated as MSPMACTFRTSAGHTLAATIYTPDGLSPTQVKKSVLLAPATGIRRGFYGAFAAHLAGQGYGVLSFDFQGIGGSLTGALRDCPASLVSWGEVDLPAALDELTRQFPAARPQLVGHSAGGQLVGLMPGAGRLASVLAVAGSSGQLAQMPAPYRLKAQFFMRVLIPASTLAVGYARTDLVGMGGPLPRAVGAQWARWCLGRGYVETSFGREVRTHQYDTLDLPSLWLRAADDEIAVPTNVEDMIRVFKKMAPHAQRQTLHPTDHGLPRLGHMGFFHPDARAVWPVMVAWLERHAG; from the coding sequence ATGTCGCCCATGGCCTGCACGTTCCGCACCTCCGCTGGCCACACGCTGGCTGCCACCATCTACACCCCGGACGGCCTCTCCCCTACCCAGGTGAAGAAGTCGGTGCTGCTGGCCCCCGCCACCGGCATCCGGCGGGGCTTTTACGGGGCGTTCGCGGCGCATCTGGCGGGCCAGGGGTACGGGGTGCTGAGCTTTGATTTTCAGGGCATTGGCGGGTCGCTCACCGGTGCGCTGCGCGATTGCCCGGCCTCGCTGGTGAGCTGGGGCGAGGTGGACCTGCCCGCCGCCCTGGACGAACTGACACGGCAGTTTCCGGCAGCCCGGCCCCAGCTGGTGGGCCACAGCGCGGGCGGGCAACTGGTGGGCCTGATGCCGGGTGCCGGGCGCCTCGCCTCGGTGCTGGCGGTGGCGGGGTCGTCGGGGCAGCTGGCCCAGATGCCCGCGCCCTACCGCCTGAAGGCCCAGTTCTTCATGCGGGTGCTGATTCCGGCCAGCACCCTCGCCGTGGGCTACGCCCGCACGGACCTCGTGGGCATGGGCGGACCGCTGCCGCGCGCCGTGGGGGCGCAGTGGGCGCGCTGGTGCCTGGGCCGGGGCTATGTCGAAACGAGCTTTGGCCGCGAGGTCCGCACGCACCAGTACGACACCCTTGACCTCCCCAGCCTGTGGCTGCGGGCAGCGGACGACGAGATTGCCGTGCCCACCAATGTGGAGGACATGATCCGCGTGTTCAAGAAAATGGCCCCGCATGCCCAGCGACAGACGCTGCACCCCACCGACCACGGCCTGCCGCGCCTGGGGCACATGGGCTTCTTTCACCCGGACGCGCGGGCCGTGTGGCCGGTCATGGTGGCGTGGCTGGAGCGCCACGCCGGGTAG
- a CDS encoding NUDIX hydrolase — protein sequence MSTATQMTGHELPLTEAIALAVDRGWRQRVLAYITRAAHELLVFEHPPLYPDAGIQVPAGGVDPGETPAEAVIRETFEETGLRLHSPVHLASFHWTRGESSQVWHYLWLAAPPTMPDDWPHQVTGGETDQGMTFHCRFVPQSTHGLIPGFGYEAALPHLQRLIPAH from the coding sequence ATGAGCACAGCAACCCAAATGACGGGCCACGAACTGCCGCTGACTGAGGCCATTGCCCTGGCTGTGGACCGTGGCTGGCGGCAGCGGGTGCTGGCCTACATCACCCGCGCGGCCCACGAACTGCTGGTCTTTGAGCACCCGCCCCTGTACCCCGATGCCGGCATTCAGGTGCCTGCGGGTGGCGTGGACCCCGGCGAAACCCCCGCCGAGGCCGTGATCCGCGAAACCTTCGAGGAAACCGGGCTGCGCCTGCATTCGCCGGTTCACCTCGCCTCGTTCCACTGGACGCGCGGCGAAAGTTCGCAGGTCTGGCATTACCTCTGGCTGGCCGCGCCGCCCACCATGCCCGACGACTGGCCCCATCAGGTCACGGGCGGCGAGACCGACCAGGGCATGACCTTTCATTGCCGCTTCGTTCCCCAGAGCACCCACGGCCTCATTCCTGGCTTCGGCTATGAAGCCGCGCTCCCCCACCTTCAGCGCCTCATCCCTGCCCACTGA
- a CDS encoding valine--tRNA ligase, giving the protein MTDPAPQSSAPQSTPENDASTLAKQFDPQAVEPQWAARWRTEPFRADATSGKEPFTIVIPPPNVTGNLHLGHALDNTLIDTLIRFKRMQGFEALYLPGMDHAGISTQVVVERQLRDQGTSRHDLGREAFLERVWDWKAESGGMILNQLSRLGVSADWTRERFTMDEGLSRAVRHQFVKLYHDGFAYRGERIVNWDPAAQTTLSELEIDREVRKGKMSTLSYKLRDPAAAPSNGEAGEIRIATVRPETIFADQAIAVHPNDPRFAHLIGQEARIPLTDRYVPIIADEAVEMEFGVGALKITPAHDPTDFEIGERHGLARPSVIDLHGNLTGDLVPAEFRGLERFAARKAVVKALTESGDLLEEKDHDTAIGLSERTKVPVEPIVSEQWFVKMKPFADQVLAGLDAGEMQLVPERYAKVNRDWLENIRDWNISRQLWWGHQIPAWYDEDGNIYVPDPENPDLDCDQDPRYQHLGLRRDPDVFDTWFSSNLWPFSTLGWPDTDHEDFRKFYPTQVLVTGYDILFFWVARMQMAAYGLTGQAPFHTVMLHGLYLDAKGQKMSKSKGNGIDPLELFDGYGVDACRFAFSYLSTGGQDIKHDPRRFEQGRNFANKLWNAARFALLRLGEALPNLQTSGSEADEALIRYVQSALDPLPGEPMRSRDAIAAVRARPDLGLAERWILSRLNAVTAEATAHLDAFDIGAAIRSLYAFTWDEFCDWYIEAAKPALSEGKLTTLVTLKATLEHILKLLHPFMPFITSELYAGLGHRRQVALHSWPHPDDALRDPEAEGAFDALRAAVAAARSLKSELGLAPQDRLNVVVEGERAATVHDNARVVESLARVALVPTLEGRTLSLVERGVTVRAPLEGTVDLADWLGKQKKRLAEFDKQIRQAQGKLSNEGFVARAPAEVIEEEKRRVTDFGAQKERLEQVLAQF; this is encoded by the coding sequence ATGACCGATCCCGCCCCCCAGTCCAGCGCGCCCCAGTCCACCCCCGAGAACGACGCCTCTACCCTGGCCAAGCAGTTTGATCCGCAGGCCGTGGAGCCGCAGTGGGCCGCCCGGTGGCGCACCGAGCCCTTCCGCGCCGACGCCACGAGTGGCAAAGAGCCGTTTACCATCGTGATTCCGCCGCCCAACGTGACGGGCAATCTGCACCTAGGCCACGCGCTGGACAACACCCTGATTGACACGCTGATCCGCTTCAAGCGCATGCAGGGCTTCGAGGCACTGTATCTGCCCGGCATGGACCACGCGGGCATTTCCACGCAGGTGGTCGTGGAGCGGCAACTGCGCGACCAGGGCACCTCGCGCCACGACCTGGGCCGCGAAGCGTTTCTGGAACGGGTCTGGGACTGGAAGGCCGAGTCCGGCGGCATGATCCTGAACCAGCTCTCGCGCCTGGGCGTCAGCGCCGACTGGACCCGCGAGCGGTTCACGATGGACGAGGGCCTCTCGCGCGCGGTCCGCCACCAGTTCGTCAAGCTGTACCATGACGGCTTCGCCTACCGGGGCGAGCGCATCGTGAACTGGGACCCGGCGGCGCAGACCACCCTGTCCGAACTGGAAATTGACCGCGAGGTCCGCAAGGGCAAGATGTCCACCCTGTCGTACAAGCTGCGCGACCCGGCGGCGGCGCCCAGCAACGGCGAGGCCGGCGAAATCCGCATTGCCACCGTGCGCCCGGAAACCATCTTTGCTGATCAGGCGATTGCCGTGCACCCGAATGACCCCCGCTTTGCCCACCTGATCGGCCAGGAGGCGCGCATTCCCCTGACCGACCGCTACGTGCCCATCATTGCCGATGAAGCCGTGGAGATGGAGTTTGGCGTGGGCGCCCTGAAAATCACCCCGGCTCACGACCCCACCGACTTTGAGATTGGCGAGCGGCATGGCCTCGCGCGCCCCAGCGTGATTGACCTGCACGGCAACCTGACAGGGGACCTCGTGCCCGCCGAGTTCCGGGGCCTGGAGCGCTTTGCTGCCCGCAAGGCCGTGGTGAAGGCGCTGACCGAATCCGGCGACCTGCTGGAAGAAAAGGACCACGACACCGCCATTGGTCTGTCCGAGCGCACCAAGGTGCCCGTCGAGCCCATCGTGAGCGAGCAGTGGTTTGTGAAGATGAAGCCCTTCGCCGATCAGGTCCTCGCGGGGCTGGACGCGGGCGAGATGCAGCTGGTGCCCGAGCGCTACGCCAAGGTGAACCGCGACTGGCTGGAAAACATCCGCGACTGGAACATCAGCCGCCAGTTGTGGTGGGGCCACCAGATTCCCGCGTGGTACGACGAGGACGGCAACATCTACGTGCCCGACCCCGAGAATCCCGATCTGGACTGCGACCAGGACCCCCGCTACCAGCACTTAGGGTTGCGCCGCGACCCCGACGTGTTCGACACGTGGTTTTCCAGCAACCTCTGGCCCTTTTCCACCCTGGGCTGGCCCGACACCGACCACGAGGACTTCCGCAAGTTCTACCCCACGCAGGTGCTGGTGACCGGCTACGACATCCTGTTCTTCTGGGTGGCCCGCATGCAGATGGCGGCCTACGGCCTGACCGGGCAGGCGCCCTTCCACACGGTGATGCTGCACGGCCTGTATCTGGACGCCAAGGGCCAGAAGATGTCCAAGAGCAAGGGCAACGGCATTGACCCCCTGGAACTGTTTGACGGGTACGGGGTGGACGCCTGCCGCTTTGCCTTCTCGTACCTGTCCACGGGTGGGCAGGACATCAAGCACGACCCCCGGCGCTTTGAGCAGGGCCGCAACTTTGCCAACAAGCTGTGGAATGCCGCGCGCTTTGCCCTGCTGCGCCTGGGCGAGGCCCTGCCCAACCTGCAGACCAGCGGCAGCGAGGCCGACGAAGCCCTGATCCGCTATGTGCAGAGCGCCCTGGACCCCCTGCCCGGCGAGCCAATGCGCAGCCGTGACGCCATTGCCGCCGTGCGGGCCCGCCCGGATCTGGGGCTGGCCGAACGCTGGATTCTCTCGCGCCTGAACGCCGTGACCGCCGAGGCCACCGCCCACCTGGATGCCTTTGACATCGGCGCGGCCATTCGCAGCCTGTACGCCTTTACCTGGGACGAATTCTGCGACTGGTACATCGAGGCGGCCAAGCCGGCGCTCTCGGAAGGCAAGCTGACCACCCTGGTCACGCTGAAGGCCACGCTGGAGCACATCCTGAAGCTGCTGCACCCCTTCATGCCCTTCATTACCAGCGAACTGTACGCGGGCCTGGGGCACCGCCGCCAGGTGGCGCTGCACTCCTGGCCCCACCCGGACGACGCCCTGCGTGACCCGGAGGCCGAAGGCGCCTTTGACGCCCTGCGCGCCGCTGTGGCCGCCGCCCGCAGCCTGAAGAGTGAGCTGGGCCTCGCGCCGCAGGACCGCCTGAACGTGGTGGTGGAAGGCGAGCGCGCCGCCACCGTGCACGACAACGCCCGCGTGGTCGAAAGCCTAGCGCGCGTGGCCCTGGTGCCCACGCTGGAGGGCCGCACCCTATCGCTAGTGGAACGCGGCGTGACGGTGCGCGCGCCGCTGGAAGGCACGGTGGACCTTGCCGACTGGCTGGGCAAACAGAAAAAACGTCTGGCTGAATTCGACAAGCAGATCAGGCAGGCGCAGGGCAAGCTGAGCAACGAGGGCTTTGTGGCCCGCGCCCCTGCCGAGGTGATTGAAGAAGAGAAGCGCCGCGTGACCGACTTCGGCGCCCAGAAAGAGCGCCTGGAGCAGGTGCTGGCGCAGTTTTAA
- a CDS encoding toll/interleukin-1 receptor domain-containing protein, with product MKIFISWSGEKSKEVARILWDWLPSVVQSADPWMSDAELKGGERWSAEIEQNLLQAQFGIICVTPENQNSSWLNFEAGAISNTIGRAKLAPLLFGLKISELSGPLSQFHAKTFGKEDIYSLLDSINISSERPLPESRLRAIFESLWPNLISAINDLPSMITRPSPKTTDNKIDEIMDYVKTIENRMLDSEIFYSYISEIKKDISRISFPETVSPIAEILRLSSLQLRAFLRVAQIDVDSTNSIVTFTYSAETEFQRRNLKSKELELHQTVARVLGKHYQVIIK from the coding sequence GTGAAGATATTCATTAGTTGGTCAGGGGAAAAATCTAAGGAGGTTGCGCGCATATTGTGGGATTGGCTGCCCAGCGTTGTACAATCGGCAGATCCCTGGATGTCCGACGCAGAGCTGAAAGGTGGAGAGCGGTGGTCTGCGGAAATTGAGCAAAATCTACTTCAGGCCCAATTCGGCATCATCTGCGTAACACCGGAGAACCAAAACTCGAGCTGGCTCAACTTTGAGGCGGGAGCCATATCCAATACCATTGGTCGAGCCAAACTAGCGCCACTCTTGTTTGGACTAAAAATATCAGAACTGAGCGGCCCACTGTCCCAGTTTCACGCAAAGACATTTGGCAAGGAAGATATATACAGCTTACTAGATTCAATTAACATCTCCTCAGAGAGACCACTTCCTGAATCGAGACTAAGGGCTATCTTTGAGAGTCTATGGCCCAATCTTATCAGCGCGATCAACGATCTGCCATCAATGATCACAAGGCCCTCTCCTAAAACAACGGATAATAAAATAGATGAGATAATGGACTATGTCAAAACTATTGAGAATAGAATGTTAGACAGCGAAATATTTTATAGCTACATTTCAGAAATCAAGAAGGATATCTCTAGAATAAGCTTCCCTGAGACAGTCTCGCCAATAGCTGAAATATTGCGATTAAGCAGCCTGCAATTACGCGCTTTCCTTAGAGTTGCGCAAATAGATGTAGATAGCACCAATAGTATTGTGACCTTCACCTATAGCGCAGAGACAGAGTTTCAGAGGCGTAATTTGAAATCCAAAGAACTCGAGCTACATCAGACAGTAGCTCGAGTTCTAGGAAAGCATTATCAAGTTATAATCAAATAG